The genomic window ACCGCCAGGGACGGGCGCGGGTCGAGCAGCAGGCACTCGCCGCTGGGTGGGGACGGGTGGAGGGATGGCACCGGGTGTCTTCCTGAGTCGTCGGTCGGAAAGGGGGTGACAGCGCCAGGTCGTCATGCCTGGTCGAAGCCGCGCTGAACTTCCAGGTCGCTGACGTGCTGCTCGTGGAAGCGAAGCTCGGCGTCGGCGGCCAGCGCGTAGTGGGCGATGACCTTCTCGCCGAACAGCTCGACGGCCAGGGCGCTGTGTTCGAACGCGTCAACGGCTTCACCGAGCGACAGCGGCACGCACGGGGCGGCGGTCTGCCGGTAGGCGTCACCGGACACCGGCGCCGGCGGCGCCAGGTGCTCCTCGATCCCCCAGCGGGCGGCTGCCGCGGCCGCGGCCACCAGCAGGTAGGGGTTGGCGTCCGCGCCGGGCAGCCGCACCTCCAGGTGAAGGCCCGGGCCGTGCCCGACCACCCGCACCGCACACGTGCGGTTGTCGCGGCCCCAGGCGAACCTCGTCGGCGCGAACGAGTACGGCCGGTAGCGCTTGTAGGAGTTGACGTACGGCGCGAGGAGAGGCATCAGATCCGGGAACGCGCCGAGCAGGCCGGCCACCACGTGCTGACCGAGCGGCGACAGCTCCTCGGGGCGGTCCGGGTGGGCGAGCACCGGCCGGTCCTCCCGCCACAGCGACAGGTGCAGATGGAGCCCGGCACCTGTCGAGTCGTCGGGCGCAGCCATGAACGTCGCGGCCATGTGCTGCCGGGCGGCGAGCGCGCGAGCGGCCTCCTTGAACAGCACGTGCTGCTCGCACGCCGCCGTCGCATCCCCGTACGGGAAGGTGACCTCCAGCTGGCCAGGGGCGCCTTCGGCCTTGACGGCCTCCACCGGCAGCCCGGCGCCTTCCAGCGCGGAGGTCAGACGCGCGAGGTACTGGGCCACCTTCTCCGGCAGGTCGAAGGCGTAGTCCCGCCCCGGGCCGGTCACTGGCAGCAGGGTGCGCACCCTCGCACCCTGCTGCGCCGCCTGGTCCTCGTCCGAGGCGTGGTAGACGACGAACTCGCTCTCCAATCCGACCCTGATCTCCAGGCCCTGGCCGGCCAGCGCCGCGAGCTGCTCGCGCAGCACCGTGCCCGGCGCGACCGGCAGGCGCTGCCCGGTGGCATCCAGTGGATCGGCGAGCACCAGCGCGGTGTGCGGCACCCATGGCACTACCCGCGCCGTGCGGGCGTCAGGGGCCAGACGCACATCCGGGTAGCCGTCGCGCCACCAGCTCTCGGCCGCCACCATGCCCAGGTCAGTGGCCAGCAGGTACCCGCAGCCTTCCATGTGCATCGTGTCGTCCAGCAGCCGCTCCACGACGCCCGCCGTCGGGAAGGTCTTGCCGCGCAGCCGGCCCTGCAGGTCGATGGTCGCGATCCGTACCTGCCGGACCTCGTCGATCCGCACCGCCTCACGGAACTGGGTCGGCGTCAGCAGGCCGCGAAACTGGGCACCCGTGCCCAGCGTGGGCATCGGTGCGGTGGTCATCATACGACCTCGGCTTCAAGCTCGGCCATCGCCCGGTCGGCGACCGGGATGCTGTAGCGCGGGCCAGCCACCCGGTAGCTGACCTCCGCGCCGACCAGAACCACCACCAAGGCGATGC from Kitasatospora sp. NBC_01287 includes these protein-coding regions:
- a CDS encoding glutamine synthetase family protein, whose protein sequence is MTTAPMPTLGTGAQFRGLLTPTQFREAVRIDEVRQVRIATIDLQGRLRGKTFPTAGVVERLLDDTMHMEGCGYLLATDLGMVAAESWWRDGYPDVRLAPDARTARVVPWVPHTALVLADPLDATGQRLPVAPGTVLREQLAALAGQGLEIRVGLESEFVVYHASDEDQAAQQGARVRTLLPVTGPGRDYAFDLPEKVAQYLARLTSALEGAGLPVEAVKAEGAPGQLEVTFPYGDATAACEQHVLFKEAARALAARQHMAATFMAAPDDSTGAGLHLHLSLWREDRPVLAHPDRPEELSPLGQHVVAGLLGAFPDLMPLLAPYVNSYKRYRPYSFAPTRFAWGRDNRTCAVRVVGHGPGLHLEVRLPGADANPYLLVAAAAAAARWGIEEHLAPPAPVSGDAYRQTAAPCVPLSLGEAVDAFEHSALAVELFGEKVIAHYALAADAELRFHEQHVSDLEVQRGFDQA